The following coding sequences lie in one Miscanthus floridulus cultivar M001 chromosome 9, ASM1932011v1, whole genome shotgun sequence genomic window:
- the LOC136482524 gene encoding barwin-like — MAAISGGRAALVVGAVLCAVAGMAAAQQASNVRATYHYYNPQQNNWNLNAVSAYCSTWDADKPLSWRQKYGWTAFCGPAGQKGQAACGKCIRVTNRATGASIVARIVDQCSNGGLDLDYETVFKKIDTDGQGYQMGHLNVNYQFVAC, encoded by the exons ATGGCGGCGATCTCCGGAGGACGGGCGGCGCTGGTGGTGGGCGCCGTCCTGTGCGCGGTGGCGGGTatggcggcggcgcagcaggcgtcCAACGTGCGGGCGACGTACCACTACTACAACCCGCAGCAGAACAACTGGAACCTCAACGCCGTCAGCGCCTACTGCTCCACGTGGGACGCCGACAAGCCGCTGTCGTGGCGCCAGAAGTACGGCTGGACTGCCTTCTGCGGGCCCGCCGGGCAAAAGGGCCAGGCCGCCTGCGGCAAGTGCATCCGG GTGACGAACCGTGCGACGGGCGCGTCCATCGTGGCGAGGATCGTGGACCAGTGCAGCAACGGCGGCCTGGACCTGGACTACGAGACGGTGTTCAAGAAGATCGACACCGACGGGCAGGGATACCAGATGGGACACCTCAACGTCAACTACCAGTTCGTCGCCTGCTGA
- the LOC136480481 gene encoding silicon efflux transporter LSI2-like: MPLELLFLMCHCLLGGTVLDLSINGLTGHIPASLGNLTSLQELQLSVNKLAADFVLELAAERNLPAKPFLLALASSANIGSSATPIGNLQNLVIAFNSKIPFPKFLLGILPAMLAGMAVNMVMLLCMYWKDLDGSSSPIDVDGKRMEAVEEGTGAHAGVERSPKLQLGSTNGGSGYMSPLMTENISTKHPWFMQCTEERRKLFLKSFAYIVTVGMVIAYMVGLNMSWTAITTAIALVVVDFRDSEPCLNTVSYSLLVFFSGMFITVSGFNKTGLPVAIWNFMAPYSKVNSVGGISVLSIIILLLSNLASNVPTVLLMGGEVTSAAALISPAAVVRSWLLLAWVSTVAGNLSLLGSAANLIVCEQARRATRNAYDLTFWQHIVFGVPSTLIVTAIGIPLIGKINI; this comes from the exons ATGCCCCTGGAACTTTTGTTTCTCATGTGCCACTGCCTGCTGGGCGGCACCGTCCTGGACCTATCCATCAACGGCCTCACCGGCCACATCCCGGCGTCGCTCGGGAACCTGACGTCGCTGCAGGAGCTTCAGCTCAGCGTGAACAAG CTCGCCGCTGACTTCGTGCTGGAGCTTGCCGCCGAGCGCAACCTCCCCGCCAAGCCCTTCCTGCTGGCGCTGGCGTCCAGCGCCAACATCGGCTCCAGCGCGACGCCCATCGGCAACCTGCAGAACCTGGTGATCGCGTTCAACAGCAAGATCCCGTTCCCCAAGTTCCTCCTCGGCATCCTGCCCGCCATGCTCGCCGGCATGGCCGTCAACATGGTGATGCTGCTGTGCATGTATTGGAAGGACCTGGATGGGAGCAGCAGCCCCATCGACGTTGACGGCAAGCGGATGGAGGCCGTCGAGGAGGGTACCGGGGCCCATGCCGGCGTCGAGCGGAGCCCCAAGCTGCAGCTGGGCAGCACCAACGGCGGCAGCGGGTACATGTCGCCGCTGATGACGGAGAACATCTCCACGAAGCACCCGTGGTTCATGCAGTGCACGGAGGAGCGGCGGAAGCTGTTCCTCAAGAGCTTCGCGTACATCGTGACGGTGGGCATGGTGATCGCCTACATGGTGGGGCTCAACATGTCGTGGACGGCCATCACCACGGCCATCGCCCTGGTGGTCGTCGACTTCCGCGACTCCGAGCCATGCCTCAACACGGTGTCCTACTCGCTGCTCGTCTTCTTCTCGGGGATGTTCATCACGGTGAGCGGATTTAACAAGACGGGGCTGCCGGTGGCCATCTGGAACTTCATGGCGCCCTACTCCAAGGTCAACAGCGTCGGCGGCATCTCCGTGCTGTCCATCATCATCCTCCTGCTCTCCAACCTAGCATCCAACGTCCCAACAG TGCTTCTGATGGGCGGCGAGGTGACCTCGGCGGCGGCGCTGATCTCGCCGGCGGCGGTGGTTCGGTCGTGGCTGCTACTGGCGTGGGTGAGCACGGTGGCGGGCAACCTGTCACTGCTGGGGTCGGCGGCGAACCTGATCGTGTGCGAGCAGGCTCGGCGGGCGACGCGCAACGCCTACGACCTCACCTTCTGGCAACACATCGTCTTCGGCGTGCCCTCCACCCTCATCGTCACCGCCATCGGCATACCCCTCATCGGAAAGATCAACATCTGA
- the LOC136482525 gene encoding probable galacturonosyltransferase 4 — MWAAGGGRESAAAAVLRVLLIATACGLVFALLHLPLPDGRARSAGPGGGERGAGGGGGARLSVHQGRIREARRLSVVTEEIDGKTDETAAEEDERISKSPPDTKEKIWMMQDQLIMVKAYLHFASPQGSVHLVRELKLRIKEIERAISHSSGGAHVPGSALQKMKAMEMTLSKAQRTYPRCSHMTSKLRAMMHNSEELVRAHQSESSFLEQVAVRTLPKGHHCLAMQLTAEYFSLDPIKREFPKRDSMQLDGYYHYAIFSDNVLASAVVVNSTIAASKDPGRIILHIVTDALNYPAMMMWFLTNPPTPAAIQIKSLDDLKWLPGDFSSIFKLKGVRDPRYTSALNHLRFYLPEVFPSLSKVVLLDHDVVVQNDLTGLWYLDMKGKVIGAVETCTSSEGFHRLDSLVDFSNPNIFNKLDPKACAFAFGMNIFDLNEWRKQDLTTTYHKWFQLGKIQKLWKAGSLPLGQIIFYNRTLPLDRRWHVLGLGHDFSRGRDELESASVIHYSGKLKPWLEISIPKYRDYWNRYLNYDKPHLQQCNIHG, encoded by the exons ATGTGGGCGGCCGGCGGCGGGAGGGAGTCCGCCGCGGCCGCTGTGCTGCGGGTGCTGCTGATCGCGACCGCCTGCGGCCTCGTCTTCGCGCTCCTCCACCTCCCGCTCCCCGACGGCCGCGCCCGCTCCGCCGGCCCCGGCG GTGGGGAGCGCGGCGCTGGTGGGGGCGGTGGGGCCCGCCTGTCGGTGCACCAG gggCGGATTCGAGAGGCCAGAAGGCTGAGTGTCGTCACCGAAGAG ATAGACGGGAAAACTGATGAAACTGCGGCGGAAGAAGATGAAAGGATATCTAAATCTCCCCCGGACACTAAAGAAAAGATATGGATGATGCAAGATCAGCTAATCATGGTGAAGGCATACTTGCATTTTGCTTCTCCCCAAGGTAGTGTACATTTAGTTCGAGAACTGAAATTGAGGATAAAAGAGATCGAAAGGGCAATAAGCCACTCAAGTGGAGGTGCCCATGTACCTGGGAG TGCGTTGCAAAAAATGAAGGCGATGGAGATGACCCTTTCCAAGGCTCAGAGGACCTACCCACGTTGCTCTCATATGACATCAAAACTACGTGCAATGATGCATAACAGTGAAGAATTGGTCAGAGCACACCAAAGTGAATCTTCATTCCTCGAGCAGGTTGCTGTGAGGACATTACCCAAAGGCCATCACTGCCTAGCAATGCAACTTACCGCAGAATACTTTTCGTTAGATCCCATTAAACGCGAATTCCCTAAAAGAGACAGCATGCAGTTGGATGGTTATTATCATTATGCAATATTCTCAGACAATGTGCTTGCAAGTGCTGTGGTTGTCAACTCTACAATTGCTGCATCAAAG GATCCTGGAAGGATTATATTACATATTGTAACTGATGCATTGAACTATCCTGCAATGATGATGTGGTTTCTGACAAACCCACCAACTCCAGCAGCAATCCAAATCAAAAGCCTAGATGATTTGAAATGGTTGCCTGGTGATTTCAGTTCCATATTCAAGCTGAAGGGTGTTCGAGATCCAAGATACACTTctgcacttaaccacttgcgtttTTATTTGCCAGAAGTGTTCCCCTCTTTGAGCAAGGTTGTACTCTTGGACCATGATGTGGTAGTCCAGAATGACTTAACTGGATTATGGTATCTAGATATGAAGGGTAAAGTAATTGGTGCTGTTGAGACGTGCACTTCAAGTGAAGGTTTCCATCGATTGGATAGCCTTGTGGACTTTTCTAATCCAAACATCTTCAACAAACTTGACCCAAAGGCTTGTGCATTTGCATTTGGGATGAACATATTTGACCTGAATGAATGGCGCAAACAGGATTTGACTACAACTTATCATAAATGGTTTCAACTG GGCAAAATTCAGAAGTTATGGAAGGCAGGAAGCTTGCCACTGGGTCAGATCATCTTCTACAACAGAACACTGCCTCTGGACCGCCGATGGCATGTTCTagggcttggccatgacttcagCAGAGGAAGAGATGAACTTGAGAGTGCCTCTGTCATCCACTACAGTGGGAAACTCAAACCCTGGCTAGAGATTTCTATCCCGAAGTACAGAGATTACTGGAACAGGTACCTTAACTATGATAAGCCACATTTGCAGCAGTGCAACATTCACGGATAG
- the LOC136482526 gene encoding CRM-domain containing factor CFM3, chloroplastic/mitochondrial, whose amino-acid sequence MAAAAMASSPACHLRHPPRLRLLLPLSTSAPYPWLSAWSHPRQRSRLRAPPPSALDLRPEPPTSSDSDDSDAIGTSRASGRSTMALILSRLRRAGYSPAEDPRAAASPHPHHPPRGSVEDVFRADDGVLPNARGGFDAADEEERALGDARFPWERPMPPPPEAAAPRATRSPAWMAELTLPAAELRRLRHAAIRIKSRTKVGGAGVTREIVEKIKEKWKTEEVVRVKVSGTPALNMRLFHEILERKTGGLVIWRSGTSVSLYRGVDYDEPESTKGSKKNSQSLSMKSPIKGSPNPSLLPTEKVNSVQDSNGPLVSNAGKEEIVVQAPEIKYEDEIDKLLDELGPRYTDWPGSDPLPVDADLLPATVPGYKPPFRVLPFGVRPSLSRMDTTNLRRLARGLPPHFALGRSRQLQGLANAMVKLWEKSSIAKVALKRGVQLTTSERMAEDIKKLTGGVMLSRNNEFIVFYRGKDFLSSELAEVLLERERLAKSLQDEEEARRKAASYFSSSAETYVQPTVAGTLGETLEANSKYGTKLDENHEDKMARTVEAARHADLVRKIEWKLSLAQKKMEKAERVLGKVETALRPTEDSRPETITDEERFMFRKLGLRMKAFLLLGRRGVFDGTIENMHLHWKYRELVKILVKAKSFADVKRIALSLEAESGGILVSVDKVSKGYAIVVFRGMNYRRPSSLRPRNLLSKRKALARSIELQRHQALSRHFAKLNRKVEQLKAELVQMEDVKDQGDEELYAKLDAAYSSDEEDMEDEDDEAYLKRLDNEVAGATAEDGSESVDDEADYPDSDDEVGDYSDEDDDDGEDDEAFGYDDDDEAATAADFRAGEVGFSSSDRGNHGLDEGAGSCGEWDGKCNEASDSGQHSHTEQPPELASSRTGSAS is encoded by the exons ATggccgcggcggccatggcgtccTCCCCGGCGTGCCACCTCCGCCACCCGCCTCGCCTCCGTCTCCTCCTCCCGCTCTCCACCTCCGCCCCGTACCCGTGGCTCTCCGCCTGGTCGCACCCGCGCCAGCGCAGCCGCCTccgcgcgccgccgccctccGCGCTCGACCTCCGCCCGGAGCCCCCCACGTCGTCTGACTCCGACGACTCCGACGCCATCGGCACCAGCCGCGCCTCCGGTCGCTCCACCATGGCCCTCATCCTCAGCCGCCTCCGCCGCGCTGGCTACTCCCCCGCCGAGGacccccgcgccgccgcctccccgcacccgcaccaCCCGCCGCGGGGGTCGGTCGAGGACGTGTTCCGCGCCGACGACGGCGTGCTCCCCAACGCGCGCGGCGGGTTCGACGCCGCCGACGAGGAGGAGCGCGCGCTCGGGGACGCTCGCTTCCCGTGGGAGCgccccatgccgccgccgcccgagGCCGCGGCGCCTCGGGCCACGCGCTCGCCGGCGTGGATGGCGGAGCTGACGCTCCCCGCTGCGGAGCTCAGGCGGCTGCGGCACGCCGCCATTAGGATCAAGTCCAGGACCAAGGTCGGCGGGGCCGGGGTCACGCGTGAGATCGTGGAGAAGATTAAGGAGAAAtggaagacggaggaggtggtcAGGGTCAAGGTCTCCGGCACGCCGGCGCTCAATATGCGCCTCTTCCACGAGATACTCGAG AGAAAAACAGGAGGATTAGTAATATGGAGATCAGGGACTTCTGTTTCTCTGTATAGGGGAGTAGATTATGATGAACCAGAATCCACGAAGGGGTCAAAAAAGAATTCACAGTCTCTTTCTATGAAGTCCCCAATTAAAGGGTCTCCTAATCCTTCCTTGCTACCAACTGAGAAAGTGAACAGTGTACAAGATAGCAATGGACCTTTAGTTTCTAATGCTGGGAAAGAGGAAATAGTTGTGCAAGCACCAGAAATCAAGTATGAAGATGAAATTGACAAACTATTGGATGAACTTGGCCCAAGATACACTGACTGGCCTGGATCTGACCCGTTGCCAGTAGATGCAGATTTACTTCCTGCAACCGTGCCAGGTTACAAGCCCCCTTTCAGAGTTTTGCCATTTGGTGTCCGGCCATCTCTTAGCCGAATGGACACTACCAATTTACGCCGTCTTGCCCGGGGACTGCCTCCTCACTTTGCTCTTG GACGAAGCAGACAACTGCAAGGCTTAGCTAATGCTATGGTAAAGTTGTGGGAGAAAAGTTCTATTGCTAAAGTTGCTTTGAAGAGAGGAGTACAGCTTACCACCAGTGAGAGGATGGCTGAAGATATTAAA AAATTAACAGGTGGCGTGATGCTTTCAAGGAACAATGAATTTATAGTCTTCTACAGAGGGAAGGATTTCCTGTCCTCAGAACTTGCAGAGGTGCTGCTAGAGAGGGAAAGATTAGCAAAGTCACTTCAAGATGAAGAGGAAGCACGGCGAAAGGCAGCGTCTTATTTTTCTTCAAGTGCTGAGACATATGTACAGCCTACTGTAGCTGGTACTCTAGGAGAGACTCTGGAGGCTAACTCTAAATATGGAACTAAACTTGATGAGAATCATGAGGACAAAATGGCAAGAACTGTTGAAGCTGCAAGGCATGCTGACCTCGTAAGAAAGATAGAGTGGAAGCTCTCACTT GCACAGAAAAAGATGGAGAAAGCTGAAAGGGTACTAGGAAAGGTTGAGACAGCCCTGAGGCCAACTGAAGATTCCAGACCTGAAACAATAACAGATGAAGAGAGGTTCATGTTTCGGAAACTTGGTCTAAGGATGAAGGCATTTCTGCTCCTCG GCAGAAGAGGAGTCTTTGACGGCACAATTGAGAACATGCACTTGCACTGGAAGTACAGGGAGCTGGTGAAGATATTAGTGAAAGCAAAGTCTTTTGCAGACGTGAAGAGGATAGCACTATCACTTGAGGCCGAGAGCGGCGGAATTCTAGTTTCAGTTGACAAAGTCTCCAAAGGCTACGCCATTGTTGTGTTCCGCGGGATGAACTATCGGCGCCCTTCTTCGCTCAGGCCTAGAAATCTCTTGTCAAAGCGGAAGGCTTTGGCCAGATCCATTGAGCTTCAGAGACATCAG GCCCTGAGTCGTCATTTTGCAAAGCTAAACAGAAAGGTGGAGCAGCTTAAAGCAGAACTG GTCCAGATGGAAGACGTGAAGGACCAAGGAGACGAGGAGCTGTACGCCAAACTGGATGCCGCGTATTCGAGCGACGAGGAAGACATGGAG GATGAGGACGACGAGGCCTACCTCAAGCGCCTCGATAATGAGGTCGCCGGTGCTACCGCCGAGGATGGCAGCGAGTCCGTGGACGACGAGGCCGATTACCCTGACTCAGACGATGAAGTTGGTGATTACTCCGACGAAGATGACGACGATGGCGAGGACGACGAGGCTTTCGGctatgacgacgatgatgaggcgGCTACCGCCGCTGACTTTCGCGCTGGCGAAGTAGGTTTCAGTTCTTCTGACAGAGGAAACCACGGGTTAGACGAAGGTGCTGGCTCGTGTGGGGAATGGGATGGCAAATGTAACGAGGCAAGTGACAGTGGGCAGCACTCGCACACCGAGCAGCCACCTGAGCTGGCGAGCTCCCGTACTGGCAGTGCTAGCTAG